The Amycolatopsis jiangsuensis nucleotide sequence ACCCTCGACCACCTCACCGGCGGCCGGGTCCTGGTGAACATCGTGTCCGGTTTGGACAACCTCGCCGCCTACGGCGACACCGAAGGCGACCAGGCGCACCGGTACGCACGGACCAAAGAGTTCTTGCAGATCGTCCGTCGCTTGTGGACCGAAGAACACGTGACCTACCACGGCGAGCACTTCTCCGTCACCGATTCGACGGTCGCGCCGCGCACCGTGGTCCGCGGCGCGCGAACGCACCCGCGGCTGTACTTCGGCGGTGCGTCCCCGGCCGCGGAACAGGTCGCCGCCGCCGAAGCCGATGTGCAGCTGTTCTGGGGAGAGCCCCTCGATGGCATCGCCGAACGCATCGACCGCCTGCGCGAGCTGAGCGCCCGGCAGGAGCGCCGGCATCCGCCGCTGGAGTTCGGCCTGCGGATCACCACGGTCGTGCGCGACACAACCGAACAGGCCTGGGCCGACGCGGAAGCGAGGGTCGCGGCCATGGCGAAGGGCACCCTCGCCCGCGATCCGCGCCGCCAGGCCGCGACCGGCCAGCAGCGGCTGCTGGATCTGGCCGCCCGGGGCGAGGTGCTGGACGACAACCTCTACACCACCCCCGGCAAGTACGGCGGAGGCGGCGCGGCCACCACATGGCTGGTCGGCACCGCGGGCGAGGTGGCGAAGTCGCTGCGGAAGTACCAGGAACTGGGGGTGACGCACTTCGTCCTGTCCGACACGCCGTATCTGCCGGAAATCCGGCGCCAGGGAGACCAGCTGCTGCCTCTGTTGCGCGGGTGAGCCGGGCCGGGGACGCCGGTGCGGACGGGCTAACGCGGGCCTTCCCAGTCGAGCAGCAGGCTTCGCAGGTCGTCGTTGAGGCCGCGGCGGACCGCGGCCGGCAGGGTGGCGAGCAGCCGGGTCTCGGTCTCGGTCTTGGTGCTGAAGACCTCCGCCGCCCGGCGGCGGCCCTCTTCGGTGAGCGTCACGAGGATCTGCCTGCGGTCGCCGGGGTTGACGTCGCGGCGGACCAGCCCCTTGCTTTCGAGGCCGGCGACCCGTTTGGTGACCCCGCCGGAGGTGAGGCGCATGCTCTCGAGCAGCTGCCCCGCGGACAGCCGGTACGGCGCGCCCGACCGCACGAGGGCGCCCAGCAGCTCCACTTCCCACAGCTCGATGCCGAACGCCGCCAGCTCGCGGCGCAACTCCGTTTCCAGCAGGCGGGCCACCCGCAGCAACCGCATGCTCAGCGCCTTGCTGACCCGCTCGTCCTCGGTGACCTCAGTGATCTGCGCCATGACACCGTCGACATGATCACGCGGGCTCGGCATGGCTGGGTACCCTAACAGCAGTCATTATCTTACTGGTCTCGAATTCTTCCCCAGGTGGTCCCGTGAGCATGTCCGTCGCCGCAGCACCCCCCGCCGATCCGCGGCGCTGGCGAGCGCTGGCGGTCTGCCTGATCGCGGGCTTCATGACCCTGCTCGACGTCAGCATCGTCAACGTCGCGCTGCCCTCGATGGAGCAGGGCATCGGGGCGACCGCGTCCGACGTGTCCTGGGTGGTCTCCGGGTACGCGCTCACGTTCGGTCTGGCGCTCGTCCCGTCCGGCCGGCTCGGCGACGACTACGGCCGCCGCCGGATGTTCCTGCTGGGGCTGGCGTTGTTCGTGATCACCAGCGTGCTGTGCGGGGCCGCACCGAACGCGACCTGGCTGGTCGTGGCCCGGCTGGCCCAGGGCGTCGCGGGCGGTCTGCTCAACCCGCAGATCATCGGCATGATGCAGCAGCTGTTCACCGGCCGTGAGCGGGGCAAGGCCTTCGGCGCTTTCGGCGCGACGGTCGGGCTGTCCACCGCGATCGGGCCGGTGCTCGGCGGCCTGCTGATCCAGGGGTTCGGTGCCGGCGAGGGCTGGCGCTACGTCTTCTACGTCAACCTGCCCATCGGCATCCTGGCGATCCTCTTCGGGCTGCGGCTGCTGCCGAAGGACGTGCGCGCCGAACGCAAACGCACCCCCGACCTGCTGGGCACGGTGCTGCTCGGCGCGGCCGTGGTGCTCGTGATGCTTCCGCTGGTCGAACAGGAGGAGCAGTCCGCCCAGCCGCACTGGTGGCTGATGGGCGTCGCGGCCGCGCTGCTCGTGCTCTTCGTGCTGTGGGAGCAGTGGCTCGGCCGGCGGGGGAAGCATCCGCTGGTGAACCTGAAGCTGCTCACCGTGCGCAGCTACACGATGGCCGCCGCGCTCGGGCTGGTCTACTTCGCCGGGTTCACCGGGATTTTCCTGGTCCTCACGCTGTTCTTCCAGCAGGGCGAGGGCTACAGCGCACTCCAGTCGGGCGCCGCGATGCTGGCCTTCGCGATCGGGTCGGCGATCTCGCCCGCGATCGGCGGACGGCTGGTGCACCGGCTGGGCAGGCCGATGGTGGTGTCCGGCACCCTGCTGGTGGCGCTCGGGCTCGCCGGCACGGCCTGGCTCGTGCACGGCTATTCCGGTGGCAGTCTCGCACTCGTGCTCGCCGGGCCGCTGTTCGTCGCCGGTTTCGGCAGTGGATTGGTCATCGCACCGAACTCCACGCTCGCGCTGGAGGACATCTCCCCCGCCGAAGGCGGCACCGCGGGTGGCGTGCTGCAGACCGGGCAGCGGATCGGCG carries:
- a CDS encoding MFS transporter, with the protein product MSVAAAPPADPRRWRALAVCLIAGFMTLLDVSIVNVALPSMEQGIGATASDVSWVVSGYALTFGLALVPSGRLGDDYGRRRMFLLGLALFVITSVLCGAAPNATWLVVARLAQGVAGGLLNPQIIGMMQQLFTGRERGKAFGAFGATVGLSTAIGPVLGGLLIQGFGAGEGWRYVFYVNLPIGILAILFGLRLLPKDVRAERKRTPDLLGTVLLGAAVVLVMLPLVEQEEQSAQPHWWLMGVAAALLVLFVLWEQWLGRRGKHPLVNLKLLTVRSYTMAAALGLVYFAGFTGIFLVLTLFFQQGEGYSALQSGAAMLAFAIGSAISPAIGGRLVHRLGRPMVVSGTLLVALGLAGTAWLVHGYSGGSLALVLAGPLFVAGFGSGLVIAPNSTLALEDISPAEGGTAGGVLQTGQRIGAAIGTALGGSLFFSELGRSHGDYHSAATHGLLGSTALVVLALLFGITDIVLSRARKRRGAPAATPEPDTGAAPVPQRPADSVTGTVRGLPPGEQAAIALTSLDTHQVHRTVTGADGAYALAAPAGTYVLLARVDGHEPIARHVTVGAHPVREDVELPLSARLVGTVHAAPGPFGGAQVTVVDTAGHVQRTTITDAAGHYAVDGLFPGEYQVIVTSYEPAASPVDLTADGPAQFDPLLRLASTTDGR
- a CDS encoding MarR family winged helix-turn-helix transcriptional regulator, which encodes MAQITEVTEDERVSKALSMRLLRVARLLETELRRELAAFGIELWEVELLGALVRSGAPYRLSAGQLLESMRLTSGGVTKRVAGLESKGLVRRDVNPGDRRQILVTLTEEGRRRAAEVFSTKTETETRLLATLPAAVRRGLNDDLRSLLLDWEGPR
- a CDS encoding LLM class flavin-dependent oxidoreductase: MSEQFLWYIPNQAEPGHRGDDAVDGHNSLATLTGHARTLEQHGWDGALLGAGWGRPDTFTVATALAAQTTSFQPLVAIRPGYWRPANFAAAAATLDHLTGGRVLVNIVSGLDNLAAYGDTEGDQAHRYARTKEFLQIVRRLWTEEHVTYHGEHFSVTDSTVAPRTVVRGARTHPRLYFGGASPAAEQVAAAEADVQLFWGEPLDGIAERIDRLRELSARQERRHPPLEFGLRITTVVRDTTEQAWADAEARVAAMAKGTLARDPRRQAATGQQRLLDLAARGEVLDDNLYTTPGKYGGGGAATTWLVGTAGEVAKSLRKYQELGVTHFVLSDTPYLPEIRRQGDQLLPLLRG